Proteins from a genomic interval of Nematostella vectensis chromosome 5, jaNemVect1.1, whole genome shotgun sequence:
- the LOC125563100 gene encoding uncharacterized protein LOC125563100, whose product MDNALDQHPGLTIVIGGDVNQLDVQELCMLTGWNALVTFPTRGDSYLDNVFTNRPDLFGECIPYNISIKTDHTAVILPAGKKLKPLRKTIKIRDCRKHRKEALYLALAEEKWDSVLESNDVNEAVRNLENLIHDNLEKCMPLKTVRMSSRDPLWMTPLVKSLLKTKSKIGPNNTDRLKEINKKISDLICKNRKNILQAPVGSREWWRHIDNLSQRRRSSAKVSLDEQSLVELNDYFANLCWDTAYEQPTLVEVHSEDHAPVISERYVWQCLQHLKNTATGPDLIPSWIWKEHAEIFTSIICKIWNWSLESSVWPSSWKRAHVTPLPKLDVPKGKTEYRGINITPVIARAFEKAVYNIHVRETVEELLSSTQFAYRTGGSCTDALLCMQHSVYGYLDSPECKAVRLFAMDFSKAFDSVKHTRISQTYRTS is encoded by the exons ATGGACAATGCGCTAGATCAACATCCAGGACTAACCATTGTTATTGGTGGCGATGTTAATCAACTTGATGTACAAGAGCTGTGTATGTTGACGGGCTGGAATGCCCTCGTGACTTTTCCGACTAGAGGTGATTCCTATTTAGATAACGTCTTTACAAATCGACCGGACTTGTTTGGGGAGTGCATTCCATACAACATATCAATCAAAACAGATCACACGGCAGTTATCTTGCCAGCAGGGAAGAAATTAAAACCTCTTCGAAAAACGATCAAAATTCGAGACTGCAGGAAACACAGAAAAGAAGCGTTATATTTAGCGCTGGCAGAAGAAAAATGGGATAGTGTATTAGAGAGTAATGATGTTAATGAAGCCGTTCGCAACTTAGAAAACCTTATTCATGACAACCTGGAAAAGTGTATGCCACTCAAGACTGTGCGCATGTCATCTCGTGATCCGCTATGGATGACGCCTTTGGTGAAGTCCCTGTTAAAGACAAAATCAAAGATAGGACCAAATAATACGGATCGGCTTAAAGAGATCAACAAGAAAATCAGTGATCTTATTTGCAAAAACAGAAAGAATATTTTGCAAGCACCAGTTGGCTCGAGGGAGTGGTGGAGGCACATTGATAACCTCTCACAGCGCCGACGTTCTTCAGCTAAGGTCTCGCTTGATGAGCAGTCACTAGTCGAACTCAATGACTACTTTGCGAACCTCTGTTGGGACACAGCGTATGAGCAGCCCACCCTGGTCGAAGTCCATAGTGAAGACCACGCCCCGGTTATCTCAGAAAGATACGTATGGCAATGTCTGCAGCATTTGAAGAACACTGCAACCGGACCAGATCTCATCCCATCTTGGATATGGAAAGAACACGCAGAAATATTTACATCAATCATCTGCAAGATTTGGAACTGGTCTCTTGAATCAAGTGTTTGGCCGTCGTCATGGAAACGTGCCCATGTAACCCCCCTACCTAAACTGGATGTACCAAAGGGCAAGACCGAGTACAGAGGAATCAACATTACGCCTGTTATCGCCCGAGCTTTCGAAAAAGCTGTTTATAACATTCACGTGCGAGAAACCGTAGAAGAACTTCTGAGTTCCACTCAGTTTGCATATAGAACTGGCGGGAGTTGCACAGACGCGCTACTATGCATGCAGCACTCGGTCTACGGCTATCTAGATAGTCCGGAATGCAAAGCCGTCAGATTGTTTGCGATGGACTTTTCCAAAGCGTTCGATAGCGTAAAACAC ACTCGGATCTCACAAACATACAGAACTTCCTAG
- the LOC5517798 gene encoding uncharacterized protein LOC5517798, with the protein MSSLSAAIRPHIDQENVQQPLNLKNGAQGRSFGPAKTFQANSSNAPMATPRRALGDLGNTLKTPANTGKKSLAMRPTQTQNAKSLKTPGLSRVSHATPRGKDLLKTIGSMSVKTNKKQSFQISSDTAKKAPTIDKELFEKEKMFAFVDKDKDLPQSSAVSLILKNFGRLYEGCMFTGGTHDLDEETPKMDHALQPWERPCEEQPCSLLPAFDDYSDLLVDVTDDWQTFDLPPVDIDLSGLDLP; encoded by the exons ATGTCTTCTCTTAGTGCTGCGATTCGTCCTCACATCGATCAAGAGAACGTACAACAGCCGCTAAACCTTAAAAATGGAGCTCAAG GGCGAAGTTTTGGACCAGCAAAAACATTCCAAGCCAACTCAAGCAATGCCCCCATGGCCACTCCACGAAGAGCACTTGGTGACTTGGGCAACACCCTTAAAACACCTGCCAACACTGGGAAAAAAAGCCTGGCTATGAGACCCACTCAGACACAAAATGCAAAGTCATTAAAGACTCCTGGCTTGAGCAGGGTCTCTCATGCCACACCAAGAGGGAAGGATTTGCTTAAGACCATAGGCTCAATGtcagtaaaaacaaacaaaaagcaatcCTTTCAGATCAGCTCTGACACTGCTAAGAAAGCACCAACAATTGACAAAGaactatttgaaaaagaaaagatgtTTGCCTTTGTGGATAAAG ATAAAGATTTACCACAATCTTCTGCAGTCAGCCTCATCCTTAAAAATTTTGGTCGGCTGTATGAAGGTTGTATGTTCACGGGCGGAACACATGACTTAGATGAAGAAACTCCCAAAATGGACCATGCCCTACAGCCTTGGGAAAGGCCTTGTGAAG AGCAACCTTGCAGTCTATTGCCGGCATTTGATGATTACTCTGACCTGCTCGTTGATGTAACTGATGATTGGCAAACCTTTGATCTCCCCCCTGTGGACATAGATCTGTCTGGGCTGGATCTACCATGA